The Anopheles merus strain MAF chromosome 2L, AmerM5.1, whole genome shotgun sequence genome has a segment encoding these proteins:
- the LOC121592393 gene encoding mucin-19 isoform X3, producing the protein MQQVDDPPYLTVGTEVSAKYKGAFCEAKVRKVVRNIKCKVAYKQQGLGSGVVSDDQIKGALRVGATVEVKHPERKEYVEATLTKIQDCSQYTVVFDDGDITTLRRSALCLKSGRHFNESETLDQLPLTHPEHFGNPVIGGRRGRRSRHLLPDESSDEEDEPTTHSRSNASDKEENIGKVVCVETSDNKKKNPKENWFPGLVVAPTAQDTVRIRVKDEYLVRSFKDGRYYTVPKKEATEFTRDSVNKSEAAAVSAAIEYMDNDVLPPHWDREALFGTSGSCSDSDQELETDSSDDEPTEEKDHFVAQLYKFMDDRGTPLNKAPSITNRDVDLYRLFRAVQKLHGYNRVTSQNQWKQIALRLGFSPATASITNLVKQAYKKFLFSFEEFNRKLGCTMVPHPKTSRTKGRSLVRASSVQSPKLPEKEKLLTAKEKAASVAAADASAKASSSSAAAAAAAAASAAAAAAATAAAAAAATEASNSAVEESGNTSESSAAESAVLRPSSTKRKAGGGKVKALVDKFEEKEKERDKEKSVGKGGGGESSGSSGGSKKEESVTPASAKKEKQLGGKAKPAETTVVEKRGRKRKDADSVDSKKDERETTATGSSSASTGGASSNVKQEKHPASSRKEDGGPPNSGSGGGGGGGGGGSSGNGSGPGSGGGRSISPGSAVSGGTVPDFPIEVGDKLKVYYDEQKVTYEAKVIEIAKQEGNPIYLVHYTGWNTRYDEWVRKERIAENLTNSKTKKGKSSGNTPTAGGPSTKQASSSNAGSTLTGGDKTPKIGKRSRGNSKGEQSSGPGGNSTPRATTPNVGRNKSPATPSNRRPLTRGGSSAATGSSLSASAAAAGRRTSNNTDISSSLSVPTDPDNTSDTDSDEPMLKKCTTNSTSSTTSSNSSISISSTSTKIRSELKGFKELKSPGSPASDTTTTTTTTAGAAEGGPNSSSSITDVPKHLIPKQEPNLLSAAEAKEAVSSSNTPLATIKKELAAAVPIKEEESTVTEEDDEPEKSSESETLSEEDSSQSSNKAFSSSPITTMVDSDTAETPLAAGLVLSPKISSSPPPSVERDDSSSTEPLITVANKAADAKAASLEKAAAASSKKELAEGGAGTEKAASASATPGKPPVKTYGTAATIIANSEKMAFCTVRDAGSENELIIQPNAAAPKESVQESPQKNLPHPTPQTVGMSPSLPARTKTGQKEEDKPAVGAVMTSPSSTASRTSGTSSLTPVKASFGASPSATASNNSKEESTIASSQSVIMAAGMGTRAIKSPKSSPSTTAQSKAAPDEGKPATSTGGPASVQTPTITSFGSLRGEKKQSTLQYSGSGPTGTGMERKFILGREGSSAFSSPSNTASAQSALSAAPATPKHGSSGLLGEKKHFSSSTLTPAQNKLLSKEALSIKSIFESTANRMDEKISDVYEFEDEYDDQDTGSGALGGVGSASGTAGGGATVPRKLVSDVPPAEVVSSLSLTPSSASSTATDEKRKKPLQRKSMAASSLPDPLDTTGFGTGGYSPATKRAKKPSPMKPEPPAGSENKSPKGAGGLLRRETKEKEDKEQKLPVEAETAAPSAEVHRTTIYSAEALKEKATVKVAATPTGPPVVTTCSPVGLTTAFVQTPVKSDSTFDVLRKSPSFNLVTPGPLGAKEETFKSQDEIETKPTPPPLPATTTPGIFTPVISASSAGSGGMGDRSISSALYPHGKGPSTSVLLAKAGDDSPKEEPTLENCKKYFNDMNFEFDAPTVKKPPSIADKVLKALSQQHQQQQQQQQQQQAIKSEKPEFPKYMSSVMHHHSLPSTPKSIMNSGLLSSPAMESGTPMSFASTPHPAIKSEAIGSIVGSIATTISSYTSSVTVSAPPSNAGYLSNEVLSSAKSHETSTTLGMKKEPEESHNSIVKSAPISTTDPKTNHPPQTPPSSSSITTPTTNTGGGHKLHTLEQIPTSRSNDLSETLRKLDPDPRFTHDDESTDSNDSDNRLIIEDAESQGSGDPVPAVPVAHPPPAALTSSAATPSTAAVIVHYDSKQPVPSSVISAKKELFEERPRSTAASSSSSSSSITHEMASAASAAAVAAVADKEKLILKQDRAQTTTTTTTTTTAITPDTPSQTKEEPVKPLSGVSTPATTVEKKTSSGAKQSLLETIIQMNTPGRGMSSEEYLMHKVHEQQQQQPSSLQRDAESRKDAAATAQKLHDSSAVPASTSVITSTASGDPVASSTTQSPKQEQHNAQSQAQAPNNESLSLLLCEETIPGSPAPKDQDRLPPSTVGRKVYAEPPLVPTSTSSSSSFLPPQNIQTATDLKPVPMDLEPPVVTITIGGNTTISSTSQSGAAGAYASNLQQQQQQQQQQQQQQQQQQALRNKINTSGVESTVDTPNSSPRDSVSQDETHDHESLSPVKKRRQRKPSEEPTLKRRRTVNTSLGGYGSANNGSNSGSGYGRSQRGLTTSNATDSEDNSDTIAAFHRSSSSTLIFVGSKTGRPCQYNFLVNLDPSLNSNQRIVIIKKKIQELRKTYNSIKAELASIDRRRKKLRRRERENKKQAKLNSASAGNN; encoded by the exons ATGCAG CAAGTGGACGATCCCCCTTATTTGACTGTAGGAACGGAGGTTAGCGCCAAATACAAGGGGGCGTTCTGCGAGGCCAAGGTACGCAAGGTCGTGCGCAACATCAAATGCAAGGTCGCGTACAAACAGCAGGGCCTCGGGTCTGGCGTCGTCTCGGACGATCAGATCAAGGGCGCACTGCGGGTGGGCGCGACGGTCGAGGTGAAGCATCCGGAGCGGAAGGAGTACGTGGAGGCGACGCTGACCAAAATCCAGGACTGCTCGCAGTACACGGTGGTGTTCGATGACGGCGACAttacgacgctccggcgtagTGCGCTGTGCTTGAAGAGCGGACGGCACTTTAACGAGAGTGAAACGCTGGATCAGCTGCCGCTAACTCATCCGGAGCATTTCGGAAACCCGGTCATCGGTGGACGAAGGGGACGCAG ATCGCGACACCTTCTGCCCGACGAAAGTTCGGACGAGGAAGACGAACCGACCACCCACTCGCGCTCGAACGCAAGCGACAAGGAAGAGAACATCGGGAAAGTGGTGTGCGTAGAAACGAGCgacaacaagaagaagaatccgAAAGAGAACTGGTTCCCCGGGCTGGTGGTGGCTCCCACTGCCCAGGACACGGTGCGGATTCGGGTGAAGGACGAATATTTGGTGCGCTCGTTCAAGGATGGCCGTTACTACACGGTCCCGAAGAAGGAAGCGACCGAGTTTACCCGCGACAGTGTGAACAAGTCGGAAGCGGCGGCTGTGTCGGCGGCGATTGAGTACATGGACAACGATGTACTTCCACCGCACTGGGACCGGGAGGCACTGTTCGGCACTTCCGGCAGCTGTAGCGACTCCGACCAGGAGCTGGAGACGGACAGCTCGGACGATGAGCCTACGGAGGAGAAGGATCACTTCGTAGCGCAGCTGTACAAGTTTATGGACGACCGTGGAACGCCACTGAACAAAGCGCCATCGATCACGAACCGGGACGTCGATCTGTACCGATTGTTCCGTGCGGTGCAGAAGCTGCACGGTTACAATCGTGTTACGAGTCAAAATCAGTGGAAACAGATTGCCCTCCGGTTGGGCTTTTCGCCTGCTACGGCCAGCATCACGAATTTGGTGAAACAAGCGTACAAAAAGTTTCTGTTCTCGTTTGAAGAGTTCAACCGAAAGCTTGGCTGTACGATGGTGCCGCATCCTAAGACCAGTCGCACGAAGGGGCGCAGTCTGGTGCGTGCCAGCTCGGTCCAGTCACCGAAGCTAccggaaaaggaaaagctACTGACGGCGAAGGAGAAAGCAGCCTCGGTGGCAGCGGCTGATGCATCCGCGAAGGCAAGCAGctcctcagcagcagcagcagcagcagcggcagcctcagcagccgcagcagctgcagcgacagcggcagcagcagcagcagctacggAAGCATCCAACTCGGCGGTAGAGGAGTCGGGCAATACGAGTGAATCGAGCGCGGCTGAAAGTGCCGTACTGAGACCGAGCAGCACCAAGCGAAAAGCAGGCGGCGGCAAGGTGAAAGCACTGGTGGACAAGttcgaagagaaagagaaggaacGCGACAAGGAGAAATCGGTTGGCAAAGGAGGAGGCGGTGAGAGCAGTGGATCGTCCGGTGGTAGCAAAAAGGAGGAAAGTGTAACACCCGCGTCGGCTAAGAAGGAGAAGCAGCTTGGCGGGAAAGCAAAGCCTGCTGAGACGACAGTCGTGGAGAAACGTGGCCGCAAACGGAAGGATGCTGACTCCGTGGACTCCAAGAAGGACGAACGGGAAACCACCGCAACGGGAAGCAGTAGTGCAAGTACGGGAGGTGCGAGCAGCAACGTAAAGCAGGAGAAACATCCCGCGAGCAGTAGAAAGGAAGACGGTGGTCCTCCGAATAGTGGAAGTggcggaggtggtggtggtggtggtggtggaagtaGTGGAAACGGATCCGGTCCTGGGTCAGGCGGTGGGAGGAGCATTAGTCCAGGAAGTGCAGTGTCAGGAGGAACTGTTCCCGATTTCCCGATCGAAGTAGGCGACAAGCTCAAGGTGTACTACGACGAGCAGAAGGTGACGTACGAGGCGAAGGTGATCGAGATCGCCAAACAGGAAGGAAACCCTATCTATCTGGTACACTATACTGGGTGGAACACGAG GTACGATGAATGGGTTCGCAAAGAACGTATTGCGGAGAACCTGACCAATAGCAAAACTAAGAAGGGCAAATCTTCTGGCAATACGCCGACGGCGGGCGGGCCATCGACGAAACAAGCGTCGTCCTCCAATGCTGGCTCCACACTCACTGGGGGTGATAAAACCCCGAAGATTGGCAAGCGTAGCCGCGGCAACTCGAAAGGCGAACAGAGCAGTGGTCCGGGCGGAAATTCTACGCCTCGTGCGACGACCCCCAATGTGGGGCGGAATAAATCACCCGCCACTCCGTCCAACCGAAGGCCGCTCACACGGGGCGGCTCTTCGGCAGCTACGGGTTCGTCCCTTTCCGCGtctgccgccgctgccggtCGGCGCACGTCCAACAACACGGACATTTCGTCCTCCCTGTCCGTTCCGACCGATCCGGATAACACCAGCGACACCGATTCGGACGAGCCGATGCTGAAAAAAtgcaccaccaacagcacctCGTCGACCACCTCGTCCAACTCGTCGATTTCCATCTCGTCGACGAGCACGAAA ATACGTTCCGAACTGAAGGGTTTCAAGGAGCTGAAGTCCCCCGGTTCACCGGCCTCAGACACAACCACAACTACGACGACCACGGCCGGTGCAGCCGAGGGTGGCCCCAACTCATCGTCCTCCATCACGGACGTTCCGAAGCATCTCATACCGAAGCAAGAGCCGAATCTGCTGTCGGCAGCCGAGGCGAAGGAGGCTGTTTCCAGCTCGAACACCCCACTGGCAACGATCAAGAAAGAGCTAGCCGCTGCAGTACCGATCAAAGAGGAAGAATCGACCGTCACCGAGGAGGACGATGAACCGGAAAAGTCGTCCGAATCGGAAACGCTCAGTGAAGAAGATTCATCgcagtcttcgaacaaagcgTTCTCTAGCTCCCCGATCACAACGATGGTCGATTCGGATACGGCCGAAACTCCGCTGGCTGCTGGGCTTGTACTGAGCCCAAAGATATCATCCTCTCCACCACCCAGTGTGGAACGCGATGATTCCTCTTCCACCGAGCCGCTCATCACGGTCGCTAACAAGGCAGCGGACGCAAAGGCCGCCTCGCTGGAGAAGGCAGCTGCTGCAAGCAGCAAAAAGGAACTGGCTGAGGGTGGGGCGGGCACTGAAAAGGCAGCCTCTGCTTCAGCGACGCCCGGCAAACCTCCAGTCAAGACGTACGGTACAGCAGCAACGATCATAGCCAATTCGGAAAAGATGGCATTTTGTACAGTGCGCGATGCGGGTTCGGAAAATGAGCTGATAATACAACCGAACGCAGCGGCACCGAAAGAATCCGTGCAGGAATCGCCTCAGAAGAATCTTCCACACCCAACCCCTCAGACGGTGGGGATGTCTCCTTCCCTACCCGCGCGTACGAAAACGGGACAAAAGGAGGAGGATAAACCAGCTGTTGGTGCAGTTATGACGTCTCCCTCTTCTACAGCCAGTCGAACATCCGGCACTTCTTCACTGACACCGGTAAAAGCAAGCTTCGGAGCGTCCCCATCGGCTACGGCTAGCAATAATAGCAAAGAAGAATCAACGATTGCGTCTTCCCAAAGTGTAATCATGGCGGCCGGAATGGGTACGCGAGCAATAAAGTCACCCAAGTCATCTCCCTCGACAACAGCACAGTCGAAGGCAGCGCCGGATGAAGGTAAACCTGCAACATCGACCGGCGGGCCAGCAAGCGTTCAAACGCCAACGATCACCAGTTTTGGATCGTTGCGTGGCGAGAAAAAGCAAAGCACCTTGCAATACTCTGGCTCGGGACCGACCGGGACAGGCATGGAGAGGAAATTCATCCTTGGACGGGAAGGATCGTCCGCATTTTCGTCACCATCAAACACTGCTTCCGCACAATCTGCACTTTCCGCAGCACCGGCGACACCGAAGCATGGTAGCTCCGGTTTGCTGGGTGAAAAGAAACACTTTTCCTCGTCGACGCTAACGCCGGCCCAGAACAAGCTGCTCAGCAAGGAAGCCCTATCGATCAAGTCGATCTTTGAGTCGACCGCGAACCGGATGGATGAAAAGATTTCCGACGTGTATGAGTTTGAGGACGAGTACGACGATCAGGATACGGGAAGCGGTGCTCTTGGCGGTGTGGGAAGTGCCAGTGGGACCGCCGGCGGCGGAGCAACAGTTCCACGAAAGCTCGTATCGGACGTTCCACCTGCCGAAGTTGTCAGCTCACTGTCGCTAACACCGTCCTCAGCATCTTCCACCGCGACggacgaaaagaggaagaaaccATTGCAACGTAAATCGATGGCAGCTTCGTCGCTGCCGGATCCATTGGACACGACCGGCTTCGGAACGGGTGGCTACAGTCCGGCCACAAAGCGAGCAAAGAAACCGTCACCTATGAAGCCGGAACCGCCGGCAGGGTCGGAAAACAAATCACCGAAAGGGGCAGGCGGTTTGTTACGCCGCGAGACAAAGGAAAAGGAGGATAAGGAGCAGAAACTTCCGGTCGAGGCTGAAACCGCAGCGCCAAGTGCGGAAGTGCATCGTACAACGATATATTCGGCGGAAGCACTTAAAGAAAAGGCAACCGTGAAGGTAGCAGCGACCCCGACCGGTCCACCGGTTGTTACTACCTGCTCTCCAGTCGGGCTAACGACGGCCTTTGTGCAAACCCCCGTAAAAAGTGACTCAACGTTCGATGTGCTGCGGAAATCGCCAAGCTTCAATCTGGTTACACCCGGTCCGCTGGGAGCGAAGGAGGAAACGTTTAAATCGCAGGACGAAATCGAAACCAAACCCACGCCGCCGCCACTGCCAGCAACGACAACTCCGGGCATCTTTACGCCAGTTATTTCAGCCTCGTCAGCTGGCAGTGGCGGAATGGGCGATCGGTCCATCTCTTCGGCGCTTTATCCGCACGGCAAGGGCCCGTCCACGTCGGTGCTGCTCGCGAAAGCCGGCGACGACAGTCCGAAGGAGGAGCCAACATTGGAAAATTGCAAGAAATACTTTAACGATATGAACTTTGAGTTCGACGCGCCGACCGTGAAGAAACCACCGTCCATTGCGGACAAGGTGCTGAAGGCTTTAAgtcaacagcatcagcagcagcaacagcagcaacagcaacagcaagcgatAAAATCGGAAAAGCCAGAGTTCCCGAAGTACATGTCAAGCGTGATGCATCACCACTCTCTCCCGAGCACACCGAAATCGATTATGAACAGCGGGCTGCTGTCCTCACCGGCGATGGAAAGTGGTACGCCAATGTCCTTCGCGTCGACACCACATCCAGCGATCAAGTCGGAAGCTATAGGCAGCATTGTAGGTAGCATTGCCACCACCATATCGTCCTACACGTCATCGGTGACGGTTAGTGCTCCCCCGTCGAATGCGGGATATTTGAGCAATGAGGTGCTCAGTTCGGCAAAATCCCACGAAACAAGTACGACTCTCGGCATGAAGAAGGAGCCGGAAGAATCGCACAATTCAATAGTAAAATCTGCGCCGATCAGTACCACCGATCCAAAGACGAATCATCCACCGCAAACACCaccatccagcagcagcatcaccacccCCACCACCAACACTGGCGGCGGTCATAAGCTGCACACGCTTGAACAAATCCCCACATCACGCAGTAACGATCTATCTGAAACGCTTCGAAAACTGGATCCGGATCCAAGGTTCACACACGACGATGAATCTACGGACAGTAACGATTCTGACAATCGGTTAATCATTGAGGACGCAGAATCGCAAGGTAGCGGTGATCCCGTGCCAGCGGTCCCGGTGGCACATCCTCCACCGGCAGCACTAACGAGCTCCGCCGCCACGCCCAGCACGGCAGCGGTGATAGTGCATTACGACAGCAAGCAGCCCGTGCCATCGTCGGTGATTTCGGCCAAGAAGGAGCTGTTTGAAGAGAGGCCACGGTCTACTGCTGCCTCCTCATCCTCTTCATCATCCTCCATCACGCACGAAATGGCTTCCGCAGCGTCAGCAGCGGCAGTTGCCGCCGTTGCGGATAAGGAGAAGCTGATCCTGAAGCAAGACCGAGcacaaaccacaacaacaacaacaacaacaactaccgCAATAACACCGGACACACCGTCCCAAACGAAGGAAGAACCCGTGAAACCACTGTCTGGCGTATCTACACCTGCAACGACGGTGGAAAAGAAGACATCGAGCGGCGCAAAGCAGAGCCTACTGGAGACAATCATACAGATGAACACGCCCGGCCGTGGCATGAGCTCCGAGGAGTACTTGATGCACAAAGTACacgaacagcaacagcagcagccatcaTCATTGCAGCGTGATGCAGAAAGTCGTAAGGACGCTGCCGCCACAGCACAGAAGCTTCACGATAGCAGCGCTGTTCCAGCATCAACGTCCGTGATAACTTCAACGGCATCAGGCGACCCGGTAGCATCCTCCACGACGCAATCTCCAAAACAGGAGCAGCACAATGCTCAATCGCAAGCCCAGGCGCCCAACAATGAATCACTCTCGTTGCTTCTCTGCGAGGAAACGATACCGGGCTCACCGGCGCCCAAGGACCAGGATCGGTTGCCACCGTCCACGGTCGGGCGTAAGGTGTACGCCGAGCCACCGTTGGTTCCGACCTCAACATCTTCCTCATCGTCCTTCCTTCCACCGCAAAACATTCAAACGGCCACCGATCTGAAACCGGTTCCGATGGATCTAGAACCACCGGTAGTAACGATAACAATCGGTGGCAATACGACGATCAGTAGCACCAGCCAGAGTGGTGCAGCGGGTGCTTACGCTTCCAatttgcaacaacaacagcagcagcagcaacaacaacaacaacaacaacagcagcagcaagcattaaggaacaaaataaacaccagCGGAGTTGAGTCCACTGTCGACACGCCAAACAGCTCTCCAAGGGATTCCGTTAGCCAGGATGAGA CACACGATCACGAATCGTTGTCACCGGTGAAGAAACGGCGCCAGCGAAAACCGAGCGAAGAGCCAACGCTCAAACGTCGGCGAACGGTCAACACCAGCCTGGGCGGCTACGGAAGTGCAAACAATGGTTCCAACAGTGGCAGTGGTTATGGCCGTAGTCAAAGAGGTCTTACTACAAGTAATG CGACAGATAGTGAGGATAATTCCGACACTATAGCGGCATTCCATCGATCGTCCTCGTCGACGTTGATCTTTGTCGGTAGCAAAACGGGGCGTCCCTGTCAGTACAATTTTCTGGTCAATTTAG ATCCATCCCTGAACAGCAATCAGCGGATAGTGATAATTAAGAAAAAGATCCAGGAGCTGCGCAAAACGTACAACTCGATCAAGGCCGAGCTGGCCAGTATCGATCGCAGGCGCAAAAAGCTTCGCCGCCGGGAGCGAGAAAACAAGAAGCAAGCCAAACTGAACAGTGCCAGCGCCGGCAATAACTAA